Proteins encoded by one window of Moorella humiferrea:
- the smpB gene encoding SsrA-binding protein SmpB, producing MGRQVKIVTDNRRARHEYTIIETYEAGIALTGTEVKSLRSGKANIQDSYARIENGELILHDMHISPYEQGNRFNHEPRRPRRLLMHRYEIQRLYGKVREKGLTLIPLKVYFNERGRAKVELALAKGKRLYDKREAIAARDAQREIAKAFRERQKF from the coding sequence GCCGCGCCCGGCATGAGTATACTATTATAGAGACTTATGAAGCAGGAATTGCCCTTACCGGTACGGAAGTGAAGTCCCTGCGCAGCGGCAAGGCTAATATCCAGGATAGTTACGCGCGGATCGAAAACGGGGAGCTTATTCTCCATGATATGCATATCAGCCCTTATGAACAGGGAAATCGTTTTAACCATGAGCCACGCCGGCCGCGGCGCCTGCTGATGCACCGTTACGAAATCCAGCGGCTGTATGGCAAGGTACGGGAAAAAGGTTTGACCCTAATACCGTTAAAAGTGTATTTCAATGAACGCGGCCGGGCCAAGGTGGAGCTGGCCCTGGCCAAAGGTAAGCGCCTCTATGACAAGCGGGAGGCCATCGCTGCCCGCGACGCCCAGCGGGAAATAGCCAAGGCCTTTCGCGAACGCCAGAAGTTTTAA